CGCAGGTCGGCCTCCTCGGCGGCCCCGGATCCGCCACCCGTTCCGGCCGCCGCCCCGAGCAGGACGTTTTCCCGGGCGGTGAGTTCGTAGCGGTTGGAGTCCTGGAAGATCACCGACAGCCGGGCCCGCCACTCTTCGGGGTCCGTCTCCGCGAGGTCCACGCCGTCCGCGGTGATCCGGCCGCCAGTGGGCCGGTACAGCCCGCTCAGCAGCTTGATCAGGGTGGACTTGCCCGCCCCGTTCAGGCCGACCACGGCCAGCAGCTCGTCGGTGCGGATCTCCAGGTCCACCCCGTCCAGGACCTCCCGCTCCGTGCCGGGATAGGCGAAGCGCACCCCCTCGAAGCGGATCACCCGAACCCGCTCGGGGACGGCCGCCGGGAGTCCCGGCCGGGTCCCGTCGGCTGCCTCCGGTCCGGCGAGCAGCTGCCGGAGCCGGTCCGTGGAGCGGGCGACCTCGGCCGCGCCCGCCATGTGGTGCAGCTCCAGCGCGGAGCCCAGGGACTGGAACAGCGACCACCCGGCGGCGAGCACCGCGGTCTGCACGGCCACCGTGGCCGCCCCGCCGACCGCGTCCGCCGTGACCAGCAGGTACACCGGCAGCAGCCCGGCGACCATCAGGGCCGCGGACAGCCACTGCAAGCGGATGACGCGGGTCACGTGCGACCACAGCGGTTGGTTGGCCTCGCGGATGTGGCCCTGCATGCGCTCGACCATCCAGTCGGTGAGCCCGAAGACCCGCACGTCCTTGCCCTCGGCCGGGGACACCGTCGCGTTCCGCCACACGTCGGCGTGCGTCTCGCCCTTGATCGCGAGCCGCCAGTGGTCGGCGGCGGTCGCGGACTGGCGGAACCGTACCGTGCGGTTCACGATCACCGGGATGAGGATCAGCGGAACCGCCCACCAGGCGTACTGGAGGAGGATCGCGCAGGTCACCACCGCGCCCAGCAGCCCGCACACCCACTTGAGCACGGCGACGGCACCGTCGCCCGGGGTGGTCTCCACCCCGTGGTCGGGGTCGGCGCGCACCTCACGCAGGAGTTTTCGGGCCTCGGGGGACTCCAGAGCGGCGATACCGGGCGCCGAGGCGGCCATCCGGGCCACCCGGGAACGGTGGGCGCCGTCCACCCGGGACTTGACCAGGTACTCCAGCGGAGCGGCCGCGGACTCGCCCAGGTGCCCGGCCAGCAGGACCAGGGCGAGCAGGAGGATCGGCACGAGGGCCGCGGTGAACAGCTCCGCGGAGACGGGCGGGGAGATCTCGGTGACCAGGGCGGCCAGGGCCAGCGCGGTCAGCGGCGGCACCAGTCGTTCGGCCAACCGGACAGCGAACAGGGACAGCACCGGGGCGGGGCCCGCGTCCCGCAGGGGCCGAAGGGGGCGAGTGCGGTTCCGGAAGAACTCCATGCGGCTCCTCACCGTGACCACGGGTCCCCGTGCTGGGAGCACCGGTGGGACCCGGCGGGTGGAGGGGCACCCGCATCGGAGTGTGACGCCGCCGACACGCCTGTGGTTCGTAGGGCGCGAGCGCGCGCCGACCGGGCCGAAGGGGCCGTGGCTGAGGGCACCGACTCCGATGTCACCGAAGGCTAGGGCGCTTCCGGCCCGCCGAGGTTCTTGAACCAGGGTCCGCTCGCGACCAGCCAGTGGGGGACGAGTTTGACAGGGAAGGGCAGGTCGGTTTCGAAGACCTCCTCCCCGTACACCTGTGTAACCACCTGGTACTGGCCGTCGAACAGCCGCAGTTCCAGCAGGCCGATCTTGTCGGCCAGAGGATTGATGATCCAGTAGGAGGGGATCCCGAAAGCCGCGTACTCCTGGCGCTTGATGTGGTTGTCCCTGAACACGCTCTCAGGCGAGACGATCTCCACCGCCAGCAGAGGTGGGACATCGAAGTACTTGCCTTCTGGCATGTCGCAGTCGAAGACTGCCAGGTCCGGTATGCGGTGGCTGGTTCGTTCGGAGTTGAGGTTGACCCCGGGCCCCTCCCCGATCTCGAGCTCGCCTTGGCAGAGAGTGTTGAGAAAGGTGTTGAGTCGGCTGGCGGCACGAAAGTGTTTGTTGGTGGGGTCGGGGGACACGTCAAGCCTCCCGTCGGCCAGCTCGTACCGACGTCCGTCGTCCGGGGTGTTCTCCAGGTCGTCCACGGTCAGCCGACGTTCGGGTCCGTCCGGGTGCCTGATGGTCATGACAGACATGATGCCTCCTCGGGTCCATGGAGACCAGTATTCGGAGTCACGCCGGGTTACCGGCCGGTTTCCACAGGCTTGGTTCTGCCTGGTCGAGGTCGGCCCGCAAGCCGGGGAATGTCAGTGGTGCGTGTCACCCTCAGGGCATGCTTGATCACCTCGGTATCCAGGTCGCCGACCACGAAGCCAGTGCCGCCTTCTACGACGCCGCCCTCGCCGCGCTGGGGCATCGGCGCATGCTCCAGTACGGGCCGGTGATCGGTTACGGCACCGACCACCCCCGGTTCTGGATCTCGCCCAGCGAGACGGAGGGCCCGGCCCGGGAGTCGCACATCGCGTTCGGGGCACCCGACCGGGCGACGGTCGACGCCTTCTTCCAGGCCGCCGTCGCCGCGGGGGCGGCAGTCCTGCACGAGCCGAAGGCCTGGCCCGAGTACCACGAGCACTACTACGGGGCGTTCGTGCGCGACCCCGACGGCAACAACGTCGAGGCGGTCAGCCACCTCCCCGGCTGAGCGGGCCCGACCGTCCGGGGCGCGCCGGGTCCGGCGGCGGCCGCGCCCAGTCCGGCGGGGCCGCCGCCCACAACGGTGATGTCCATGCCCCTAGGACGGATCGGCCACCCGCAGACGTGACATCTTGTCCGGGTTGACCAACAGGTACACGTGCTGGACCCGGTCCTCGATCACGTCCAGCGTCAGCATGAGCACCGGGGACCCCTCCACGGAGAGCACTCCGGCGGGCCCCCCGTTGACCTCGGTGACTCCGATGTCCAACCGTGTCTCCGCTTCCAGACCCACGGACCGCAGGAAACGCGTGGTGTTGCGTTCCTGGGACACCGATGCCAGGAACCGGCCCACCTTGTGCGAGCCCTGGATCACCCGCAGCGGTGCCCGGGCCTTGCCGCCGCTGTCGCTGACCATGGTGGCGTCGTCGGCCAGCAGTCCCTTGAGCCCGTCCAGGTCGCCCTCCAGGCAGGCCTGGAGGAAGCGCTCGGTCATCCTGCGGCGTTGGGACTGGTCGGCCTCGAACCTCGGGCGGCGCTCCCGCACGTGGTCCCGGGCCCGCCGGGCCAGCTGCCGGGTGGCCTCCTCGCTGCGGCCGATCACCTGGGCGATCTGGGCGTAGGGCAGTTGGAAGGCCTCGTGCAGGACGAACACGGCCCGCTCCAGGGGGCTGAGCGTCTCCAGCACCACCATGAGCGCGAACTCCACCGAATCGGCGAGCTCGGCCCGCTCGGCGCCGTCGGGCAGGTCGCTGACCGGCTCGGGCAGCCACTCGCCCACGTAGGACTCGCGCTGGGAACTGGCTTTACGCAGCCGGTCGATGGCCAGCCGGGAGACCACGGTGACCAGGTAGGCGCGCGGGTTGTCGACCTCGCCCCCGGCGACCCGGTCCCAGCGCAGCCACGCCTCCTGGACCACGTCCTCGGCGTCGGCGGCCGTCCCGAGGATGCGGTAGGCGACCCCGTTCAGCAGGGAGCGGTGCTCCTCGAAGACCTCTGTCGTCGTCATGTCAGGGAAGACGTATCACACCGGCCCATCCGTGACACGTCCGTGCTTCTCCCCTTTTCCGCCCGCGGTGCGGGAAAGGACTTGTCTCGGCCCGGCGACGGTTCTAGGTTGGCGCGATCTGGATCGTCGGTGAGAGGGGTTGTGGTTGTACCGCGTACGTGAGTGGAACCGGGGCGACGTCGACCGGCTGCTGGAGGCCTTCCGCTGGGACGAACTGGCCTGGCAGGAGTCGGACGTGCCGCACACACCGGACGAGGCACTGGACTGGATCGCGCGGCGGGAGATCCTCGCCAAGGAGAAGGACGTCCACGGGTTCGTGGTGGTCGACGGCACGGACCGGGCGCTGGGCCACGTCCAGGTCTCGGTCTCCAGTCGCAGACACGACTTCGGCTGGCTGTCCTACTGGACGCACCCCGCCGAGCAGGGCCGGGGTGTGGCCTCGGCCGGGGCCCGGCTGGCCACGGAGTTCGCCTTCGCCGAGTTGGACCTGTACCGGGTGGAGACGGGGCACCGGATCAACAACCCGGGGTCGTGCGTGGCCGCGCGGCGGGCGGGTTTTCGGCCCGAGGGGATCGAGCGGGCCAAGCTCCGCTACGGGACCTCGCGCTATGACACGGCGGCCCACGCACGGCTGGTGACGGACCCGGTGGAGGGTGTCGCGGAGGGCGTCTGCGGAGCCTGACCGGTGTTCGGGGGTTCCATTCCGGGCGTTCGCCCTCGGGAACACAGGAGAGCGGGGCACGGTGCCATGGCACCGTGCCCCGCGTCATCCGCGCTCTGGGAGTGTGGACTACCAGTTCTTGATGGAGATACCGGTGGTCTCGGTGATGTTGGTGACGTTGCAGCCCTTGGAGCTGAAGCCCGCGAAGGAGATGACGTCGGCGCAGATCGGCACGGTCACGTTCTGGATGTTGGCGTTGTTGTCCGCGGCGGCGGTGCCGGTCATGGCGCCCAGGGCGAGGCCGGTGGCGAGGACGAGGCCGGAGACGGCGGTGATGCGCTTCATGGTGTGCTTCCTTTTCGGGTCGTGTTGTTCGAGTGCTACGGGAAGGTCTGATGAGGCGTGTCGCGAGGACCCGGGGGTGTGTCGCGACAGCTCGGGTACCTGTCGCGACGACTAGTCGTGGACGGCGATACCCGTGGCGGAGTCCCAGTCGACGACGTTGCAGCCGCTGGCGCTGACGCCGGAGGCCTTGAGGACGTCCACGCAGATCGGGATCGTGATGTTCTGGATCTTGGCGTTGTTGTCGGCCGCGGCGGTCCCGCTCAGGGCGCCGAAGGCGAGGCCAGCGGCCAGGACGAATCCGGAAACCTTGGCGATACGGGTCATGGTGGTTACCTTTCGGAAGTGCAAAACAGGTTGGCTGCGGCCGCCGGAATTAACTTAGCGTAGCCAAGCCCATGCTCGAAGTAGTTTCGAGGAAGAATCCAGAGTTTCCCCGGAGTTTCTTCAGCTTCGGGGGCGACATGACCGTTATTTCGCGGCTTTGTGGGCGTCCGCGTTACACAACCGAAAGCCTGGCCAGAGAAGACTTCTGGCGAATGCATCGGAATGCTTCACTGTCTGACATTGCACGCCGTGGGGGCACAAAGGCGGGCACAAGTCGGACACCAGGGACACAGAGAAGGGCCCGCACGGTCACACCGTGCGGGCCCTGCCGTCGGGAAAGCGGGTTCGGCTACCAGCCCTGCTGCTGTCCGTAACCCGGGTACTGCTGCCCATAGCCGGGCTGCTGGCCGTAACCCGGCTGCTGCTGCCCGTAACCCGGGTACTGCTGCTGGTCGTAACCGGGGTAACCCTGCTGCGGCTGCTGCCCGTAGCCGGGCTGCTGCTGGCCGTAACCCGCGTACGGGTCCTGCTGCGGCTGGGCGCCCGTGGGGTGCTGCTGGTAAGCCTGCTGCTGCCCGCTCTGGTCCTGCTGCGGGGCCTGCTGCTGCGCCTCGGCCTGCTCCGGCTCCTTCTTGGAGTCGGTGTCCGGGCGGAAGATGAACAGCCGCGCGGCCGCGGACTCGCCGGACTCGCTCGGGGTGATCAGCTCAAGGCGCCACCCGGCCTCCTCGATGCCCTCGAGGATGCGGGTCAGCCCAGGGCGCAGCTTGCTGGAGGCCTCGTCGTAGGCGTTGACCTCGAGCTGGATGATGAACATCCGGCGCTTCTGCTGCGCGGCGACCTTGGCGTGCTCGACGACCGTGCTGTCCCTCACGACCTGTGTGACGCTCATGAATAACCGTACCCATCTGCTCTGCGGAGCTGCTTCACCCGTCGGGGTCGTTCCCGGTCGTCCGCGTCCACCGTGACGGGATTCCGCCGGGCTCCGCCCACCATCATGCCTTCTATGGGGGCATCTGGCCACAGAGGGCCGGAACCGCCACGGAAGACGGGAACCGCCGAGGACCTCCCGGGACTCCCCGGGACGCTCGGGAACTCCGAGGACCGGAGCCCCGGGCCCCACGGTCCGGAACCGCTTATCCGGCGACGGCGCGGACGGCCTCGAGGACGGGTGTCCTACCGTTCACCAGGTTGAGAACCCTCTTGGCCGTACGTGGTTCGTCCACAAGCGCGACGATCACCGCGGCCACGTCGTCACGGGTCACGTCATGGCGCTCCACGGCCTCGCCCAGGTCCACCTGGCCGGTTCCGGCCTCGTCGGTCAGCCGCCCGGGACGCAGGATGGTCCAGTCCAGGTCGAGGTCGTGCTCCTTGAGGTCGTCGTCGGCGGCCTTCTTCGCCGCCATGTAGGCCGCCCAGACCTCGTCGGTGCCCTCCGGCACCGGCTGGTCCACGTTGATCGCGGAGATCTGCACCAGGCGGCGCACCCCGGCCAGGGCTGCGGCGTTGGCGGTCAGGGACGCGGCCTTGTGGTCCACGGTGGACTTGCGGGCGGCACCGCTGCCCGGCCCGGTACCGGCGGCGAACACCACGGCGTCCGCGCCCATGATCTTCTCGGTCAACTCGGTGACCGAGGCCTGCTCCAGGTCGATGACGACCGGCTCGGCCCCGGCGTCGACGACGTCCTGGGTGTGGTCGGGGTTGCGGATGAGGGCGACGGGCTGGTCACCGCGGGCTGCCAGAAGCCTGGCCAGCCGCAGTGCGATCTTCCCGTGTCCTCCGGCGATGACGATACGCATGGGGGAAGCGTATTGCCTGGGGGCCGGGCCCTCGTGTACACAGAGCCGGGCGGCGCCGGTGAACTTCCCGACGCCGCCCGGGGGAATACCTCAGGGGATACCCGGCGTCCTCCGAGAGGACTACGCGAGGGGCCCGTGCCCGGTCAGTCGACCGTCCAGGTGTCCCCGCTGGCCAGCAGCGCCGCCAGCTCACCGTCGCCGCGCTCGGCCCGTGCGTCCTCCACCTGCTCGTTCAGCAGGTCGTCGTAGGTGGGCCGCCGCACGTCCCGGAACACGCCGACCGGCACGTGCTCGAACGCCGGCTGGTCCAGCCTGGACAGCGCGAACGCGTACCCCGGGTCCTGGCGGTGCGCGTCGTGCCGGATCAGCCGGTCCTCGCCGACCGAGTCCACGTCCACGACCTCCAGACCGCCGAACTCGCCCGAGACCACACCCCGGTCCGGGCCCAGCCGCAGCGGCTCGCCCTGCTCCATCCGCAGCAGCCGCAGGTCCCGCGCGGCCGGGTCCTTCAACGGCTCGAAGGCGTCGTCGTTGAAGATCGGGCAGTTCTGGTAGATCTCCACGAACGACGCGCCGGGGTGGTCCGCCGCGGCCCGCAGCACCGAGGTCAGGTGCTTGCGGTCCGAGTCCACGGTCCGCGCCACGAAACCCGCCTCCGCGCCCAACGCCAGCGACACCGGGTTGAACGGGTGGTCCAGCGAACCCACCGGCGAGGACTTGGTGATCTTCCCGGCCTCGGAGGTGGGGGAGTACTGGCCCTTGGTCAGCCCGTAGATGCGGTTGTTGAACAGCAGCACGTTGATGTTGACGTTGCGGCGCAGCGCGTGGATCAGGTGGTTGCCGCCGATGGACAGCCCGTCGCCGTCCCCGGTGATGACCCACACCGAGAGGTCGGGGCGGCTGGTCGCCAGCCCGGTCGCGATCGCCGGGGCGCGCCCGTGGATCGAGTGCACGCCATAGGTGCTCAGGTAGTACGGGAACCGCGAGGAGCAGCCGATCCCGGACACCATCACGATGTTCTCGCGCGGCACGCCCAGCTGGGGCAGGAAGGACTGGAAGGCGGCCAGGATCGCGTAGTCACCGCAGCCGGGGCACCAGCGCACCTCCTGGTCGGACTTGAAGTCCTTCATCTTGTACTCGGTGTCGGTCTTGGGCACCAGCCGCAGTCCGGCCAGCCCTTCGCCCTGCGCGGTGCCGTTCGGTCCCGCGGTCCCGTTCTGGTGCGAGGCCCCGTTGAGGTTCTCAGTCACGGTCGATGACCTCCTGCAGCACGTCCGCGAGCTCTTCGGCCTTGAAGGGCAGCCCGCGGACCTTGTTGTAACCGATGACGTCCACCAGGAAGCGGCCGCGCAGCAGCAGCGACAGCTGGCCCAGGTTGATCTCCGGGACCACGACCCGGTCGTAGCTCCGCAGTACCTCGCCGAGGTTGGCGGGGAAGGGGTTGAGGTGGCGCAGGTGCGCCTGGGCCACCCGGCCGCCCGCGCGCCGCACCCGGCGCACCCCGGCGGTGATGGACCCGTAGGTTCCGCCCCAGCCCAGCACGAGCACCTTCGCGTCGCCGGTGGGGTCGGACACCTCCAGCTCGGGGATGTCCCGGGCGATGGCGTCGACCTTGGCCTGGCGGGTGCGGACCATCAGGTCGTGGTTGTCCGGCGTGTACGAGATGTCGCCGCTCTCGGCGTGCTTCTCGATCCCGCCGATGCGGTGTTCCAGCCCCGCCGTGCCCGGCACCGCCCAGGGGCGGGCCAGCGTCTCCTCGTCGCGCAGGTAGGGGAGGAACTCACCGTCGGGCCCGTTGGGTTCGGTGGCGAACGCGGGCTCGATCTTCGGCAGCTCCGACACCCGCGGCAGCCGCCAGGGCTCCGAACCGTTGGCGAGGTAGCCGTCGGAGAGCATGATCACCGGGGTTCGGTACTTGACCGCCAGCCGGATCGCCTCCACCGCCGCGTCGAAGCAGTCGGCGGGAGAGGAGGGCGCCACCACCGGCAGCGGGGACTCGCCGTTGCGCCCGTAGAGCGCCATCAGCAGGTCCGTCTGCTCGGTCTTGGTGGGCATGCCGGTGCTGGGTCCGGCCCGCTGGACGTCGATGATGACCAGCGGGAGCTCGGTCATCACCGCCAGGCCCACGGCCTCCTGCTTGAGCACCATGCCCGGGCCCGAGGTGGTGGTCACCCCGAGGGAGCCGCCGAACGAGGCGCCCAGGGCCGCGCCGACCCCCGCGATCTCGTCCTCGGCCTGGAAGGTGCGCACGCCGAACCTCTTGTGCCGGGAGAGCTCGTGCAGGATGTCCGAGGCCGGGGTGATCGGGTACGACCCCAGGAAGAGGGGCAGCCCCGACTGCCGGGACCCGGCGATCAGCCCGTAGGCGGTGGCCAGGTTCCCGGTGATGTTGCGGTAGGTGCCAGCCGGGAGCTTCGCGGGTTTGATCTCGTAGGAGACCGCGAAGTCCTCCGTGGTCTCACCGAAGTTCCACCCGGCCTGGAAGGCCGTGAGGTTGGCGGCGAGGATGTCCGGCTTGCTCGCGAACTTGGACTTCAGGAACGACGTCGTCCCCTCCGTCGGCCGGTTGTACATCCAGGACAGCAGTCCCAGGGCGAACATGTTCTTCGCGCGCTGGGCGTCCTTCTTGGAGATGTCGGAGTCGGCCAGGGCCGCCACCGTCATCGAGGTGAGGCCCACCGCGCTGACGTGGAACGCGTCCAGGGTGCCGTCGGTGAGCGGGTCGACCGTGTAGCCGACCTTGGCCAGGCTGCGTTTGGTGAACTCGTCGGTGTTGACGATGATCGTGGCGCCCCGCGGCAGATCGCCGAGATTGGCCTTGAGCGCGGCGGGGTTCATCGCGACCAGCACGTCCGGGGCGTCCCCCGGGGTCATGATGTCGTGGTCGGCGAAGTGCAGCTGGAAGCTGGAGACCCCGGGAAGGGTGCCCGCGGGGGCACGGATCTCGGCGGGGAAGTTCGGCAGGGTCGACAGGTCGTTGCCGAACGACGCGGTCTCCTGGGTGAAACGGTCACCGGTCAGCTGCATCCCGTCGCCGGAGTCCCCGGCGAACCGGATGATGACCCGGTCGAGCTGTTCGATCTGTTTGGCCACTGAGATCGACGACCTCCTCGGTGAGCCGCCGGTCGTGACGGGCGGCGGCGCTCGGGTGTCTGCCCCCGACCGGGCACCGTCACGAGCCGGGTGTCTGGATCAGGGGCAATACGGACAACACGGCCCTCCGCCCGCCCTGGGTGCGCCAACCCAGCGCGGCGTTCGACGGTACCAAACCGTGACCGGGTCGCCTCGGCTGCCAACCTCCGACGACTCGGCCCTCCGCTCACCTGGATGAGGGGTTCTCCCGCATCTTCGGCGCTCGGAGTGACAAGGGCCACGTTCGCACTATAGGTCGTCGGCCGCACTCGGGGGCGGTCCGGGTGGCCTTTGTCACAGGCTCCCGGATCCTGGCAGGAAGGGGGATGTGACCGACAGCTGGTCACATGGGGAACGCAAGACGCCGACCCGCACGTTTGTCACCATGTACCCATCAAATGCCGGGCAGCGGCGAACAGCGGAAGGGAGAGCGCGTGCACGTCAACGCGATCCGCGCGGTCGGACTGTTCGTCGGGGCCGCGGTGCTCGCCGTGGTGGTCGGCTGGCTGTGCGGCGCGGAGAAGGGCGCGCAGCTCTCCATCGCGCTGGTGGTCTGCGCGGGGATCCTGGTCTACCTGTTCGGGAACTCCCTGGCTCTGCGCGCGATGCGGGCCCGGCCGGTCAGCGAGATCGAACGCCCCGAGCTCTACCGGATCGTGCGGGAACTGGCCACGGCCGCCCGGCAGCCGATGCCCAAGCTCTACCTGTCGCCGGTGCGCTCGCCCAACGCCTTCGCCACCGGCAGCACTCCGCGCCGGGCCGCCCTGTGCTGCACCACCGGTCTACTGCGCACCCTCGACGAACGCGAACTACGCGGGGTCCTAGCGCACGAACTCGCGCACATCCGCTCCAACGACACCCTGATCAGCGCGGTGGCTGCGACGCTGACCACGCTCATCACGGCGCTCACCGCGATCTCCTTCCTGATCCCGCTGGGGGACTCGGAGGAGACGGACCTGCCCAACCTGCTGGGTGGTCTGATGGTGGCCTTACTCGCCCCGCTGGCGGCGGTGGTCATCTACTTCGGGGTGGGCCGGGCCAGGGAGTTCCGGGCCGACGAGAAGGCGGCCGAGCTCACCGGGGACCCGATCGGCCTGGCCGACGCGCTGCGCAAGCTGGAGACCGGCAACCGGGCCTACCCGCTGCCCAGGGAACGCGTCCTGCTGGCCACCTCGCACCTGATGACCACCAACCCGTTCCCGGACACCATCGGGCGCCTCTTCTCAGCGCACCCGCCGGTCCAGGAGAGGATCCGCCGTCTGTACGCGCTGCGCCGCAAGTGGGACCTGGGCTGAAGCACGACGGCCGCCCGACCCCTGGCGGGGCGGGCGGCCGTTCGGCGTTCCGGGTGGCTACCGGTAGTTCACGAACTGCAGTGCCAGGTCGAAGTCCTTCTCCTTGATGAGGTTCATGACGCTCTGGAGGTCGTCCTTCTTCTTGGAGCTGACCCGCAGCTCCTCGCCCTGGATCTGCGCCTTGACGCCCTTGGGGCCCTCGTCGCGGATGAGCTTGGAGATCTTCTTGGCGTCCTCGGAGGAGATGCCCTCCTTGAGGCTGATCGGCAGACGGTACTCCTTGCCGGAGATCTTCGCCTCCTCCGCCGCGTCGAGGATCTTCAGGGAGAGCTTGCGCTTGACCAGCTTCTCCTTGAAGACGTCCATAGCGGCGGCGGCGCGCTCCTCGGAGCCGCTCTTGATCTCGATGCCGTCCTCGCCCTGCCAGGCGATGGTGGTCCCGGTGCCCTTGAAGTCGAACCGCTGGGACAGTTCCTTGCCCGTCTGGTTCAGCGCGTTGTCGACCTCCTGCCGGTCGAGCTTGGACACCACGTCGAAACTGGATTCGGCGGCCACGTACTCTCACACCCCGCTACGTCTGATGGTCCACGGGCCCCAGGGGCACCCGTGCACGTCTCCTTCGGCCCGGTCCGGGCCGGGTCCCGAGCTTAGCCGCGGCGAGCCGGCCCCCGCCGGACGAGCCCGTCCGGGACGCGCCCGCGAAACCGATTTCAGGTTCAGGGCCATCATCCGCTATTGTCGTTCATGCGCAGCGAC
This DNA window, taken from Nocardiopsis exhalans, encodes the following:
- a CDS encoding ABC transporter ATP-binding protein, with the protein product MEFFRNRTRPLRPLRDAGPAPVLSLFAVRLAERLVPPLTALALAALVTEISPPVSAELFTAALVPILLLALVLLAGHLGESAAAPLEYLVKSRVDGAHRSRVARMAASAPGIAALESPEARKLLREVRADPDHGVETTPGDGAVAVLKWVCGLLGAVVTCAILLQYAWWAVPLILIPVIVNRTVRFRQSATAADHWRLAIKGETHADVWRNATVSPAEGKDVRVFGLTDWMVERMQGHIREANQPLWSHVTRVIRLQWLSAALMVAGLLPVYLLVTADAVGGAATVAVQTAVLAAGWSLFQSLGSALELHHMAGAAEVARSTDRLRQLLAGPEAADGTRPGLPAAVPERVRVIRFEGVRFAYPGTEREVLDGVDLEIRTDELLAVVGLNGAGKSTLIKLLSGLYRPTGGRITADGVDLAETDPEEWRARLSVIFQDSNRYELTARENVLLGAAAGTGGGSGAAEEADLRAAAVEAGFVPVLERLPDGWDTPLARSRTGGVDLSGGQWQQLMLARALYAVRRGANLIVADEPTAHLDVRTEFELFGRLAERRRDTGIVLISHRLSTVRRADRIVLLDGGRITESGTHEELMERGGVYARMFAVQAQRFRSGPGGETAESPDAAEREDRV
- a CDS encoding NAD(P)H-binding protein, which produces MRIVIAGGHGKIALRLARLLAARGDQPVALIRNPDHTQDVVDAGAEPVVIDLEQASVTELTEKIMGADAVVFAAGTGPGSGAARKSTVDHKAASLTANAAALAGVRRLVQISAINVDQPVPEGTDEVWAAYMAAKKAADDDLKEHDLDLDWTILRPGRLTDEAGTGQVDLGEAVERHDVTRDDVAAVIVALVDEPRTAKRVLNLVNGRTPVLEAVRAVAG
- a CDS encoding Uma2 family endonuclease: MTIRHPDGPERRLTVDDLENTPDDGRRYELADGRLDVSPDPTNKHFRAASRLNTFLNTLCQGELEIGEGPGVNLNSERTSHRIPDLAVFDCDMPEGKYFDVPPLLAVEIVSPESVFRDNHIKRQEYAAFGIPSYWIINPLADKIGLLELRLFDGQYQVVTQVYGEEVFETDLPFPVKLVPHWLVASGPWFKNLGGPEAP
- the sigJ gene encoding RNA polymerase sigma factor SigJ codes for the protein MTTTEVFEEHRSLLNGVAYRILGTAADAEDVVQEAWLRWDRVAGGEVDNPRAYLVTVVSRLAIDRLRKASSQRESYVGEWLPEPVSDLPDGAERAELADSVEFALMVVLETLSPLERAVFVLHEAFQLPYAQIAQVIGRSEEATRQLARRARDHVRERRPRFEADQSQRRRMTERFLQACLEGDLDGLKGLLADDATMVSDSGGKARAPLRVIQGSHKVGRFLASVSQERNTTRFLRSVGLEAETRLDIGVTEVNGGPAGVLSVEGSPVLMLTLDVIEDRVQHVYLLVNPDKMSRLRVADPS
- a CDS encoding 2-oxoacid:ferredoxin oxidoreductase subunit beta, whose product is MTENLNGASHQNGTAGPNGTAQGEGLAGLRLVPKTDTEYKMKDFKSDQEVRWCPGCGDYAILAAFQSFLPQLGVPRENIVMVSGIGCSSRFPYYLSTYGVHSIHGRAPAIATGLATSRPDLSVWVITGDGDGLSIGGNHLIHALRRNVNINVLLFNNRIYGLTKGQYSPTSEAGKITKSSPVGSLDHPFNPVSLALGAEAGFVARTVDSDRKHLTSVLRAAADHPGASFVEIYQNCPIFNDDAFEPLKDPAARDLRLLRMEQGEPLRLGPDRGVVSGEFGGLEVVDVDSVGEDRLIRHDAHRQDPGYAFALSRLDQPAFEHVPVGVFRDVRRPTYDDLLNEQVEDARAERGDGELAALLASGDTWTVD
- a CDS encoding GNAT family N-acetyltransferase; the protein is MYRVREWNRGDVDRLLEAFRWDELAWQESDVPHTPDEALDWIARREILAKEKDVHGFVVVDGTDRALGHVQVSVSSRRHDFGWLSYWTHPAEQGRGVASAGARLATEFAFAELDLYRVETGHRINNPGSCVAARRAGFRPEGIERAKLRYGTSRYDTAAHARLVTDPVEGVAEGVCGA
- a CDS encoding YajQ family cyclic di-GMP-binding protein: MAAESSFDVVSKLDRQEVDNALNQTGKELSQRFDFKGTGTTIAWQGEDGIEIKSGSEERAAAAMDVFKEKLVKRKLSLKILDAAEEAKISGKEYRLPISLKEGISSEDAKKISKLIRDEGPKGVKAQIQGEELRVSSKKKDDLQSVMNLIKEKDFDLALQFVNYR
- a CDS encoding VOC family protein, with the translated sequence MLDHLGIQVADHEASAAFYDAALAALGHRRMLQYGPVIGYGTDHPRFWISPSETEGPARESHIAFGAPDRATVDAFFQAAVAAGAAVLHEPKAWPEYHEHYYGAFVRDPDGNNVEAVSHLPG
- a CDS encoding M48 family metalloprotease — translated: MHVNAIRAVGLFVGAAVLAVVVGWLCGAEKGAQLSIALVVCAGILVYLFGNSLALRAMRARPVSEIERPELYRIVRELATAARQPMPKLYLSPVRSPNAFATGSTPRRAALCCTTGLLRTLDERELRGVLAHELAHIRSNDTLISAVAATLTTLITALTAISFLIPLGDSEETDLPNLLGGLMVALLAPLAAVVIYFGVGRAREFRADEKAAELTGDPIGLADALRKLETGNRAYPLPRERVLLATSHLMTTNPFPDTIGRLFSAHPPVQERIRRLYALRRKWDLG